One window of the Geotrypetes seraphini chromosome 19, aGeoSer1.1, whole genome shotgun sequence genome contains the following:
- the DBX1 gene encoding homeobox protein DBX1 — translation MMFPSLIAPPAVYPSLLRPTPTLTLPQSLQSAFSGHSSFLVEDLIRISRPASYLARTVPPATGSATAITDSVKTDLNSTGSAARRGCSTHTSVSTSNDSTFLKFGVNAILSSTPRADSSPALLQTVPPKTFSFPYFEGNFQPFIRSAYLPASSSVVPIPGTFSWPLAARGKPRRGMLRRAVFSDVQRKALEKMFQKQKYISKPDRKKLAAKLGLKDSQVKIWFQNRRMKWRNSKERELLSSGGCREQTLPTKFNPHPDLSDVGKKGSGEEGEEVLLCSGISPRHSMAYQFPEHHRLDSEVFFSPCHSSSPSKPSDVSDSEEEGGGDEEEITVS, via the exons ATGATGTTCCCCAGTCTAATTGCGCCTCCAGCAGTGTATCCGAGTCTTCTTCGACCAACTCCAACGCTAACTTTGCCTCAGTCTCTGCAGTCGGCCTTTTCTGGCCATTCCAGTTTTTTGGTGGAAGATCTGATCAGGATCAGCAGACCGGCCAGCTACCTGGCCCGGACTGTCCCTCCAGCTACAGGAAGTGCCACAGCTATCACAGACTCTGTTAAGACAGATCTTAACTCCACCGGCTCTGCTGCCAGGAGGGGCTGCTCCACACACACGTCAGTCTCTACAAGCAATGATTCTACGTTTCTGAAGTTTGGAGTCAATGCTATCTTGTCGTCAACTCCCAGAGCTG aCTCCTCCCCAGCGTTGCTTCAGACTGTTCCTCCCAAAACTTTCTCCTTCCCATACTTTGAAGGAAACTTCCAACCTTTCATCAGATCTGCTTATTTGCCAG CTTCCTCCTCGGTGGTTCCTATTCCTGGCACCTTCTCCTGGCCCCTGGCCGCTAGGGGAAAGCCCCGGAGGGGGATGCTCCGCAGGGCTGTCTTTTCAGATGTTCAACGCAAAGCTCTTGAGAAAATGTTCCAGAAACAGAAATATATCAGCAAGCCTGACAGAAAAAAGCTGGCAGCCAAATTGGGACTCAAAGACTCACAG GTAAAAATCTGGTTTCAGAACAGAAGAATGAAATGGAGGAACTCCAAAGAAAGAGAGCTTCTCTCTTCTGGTGGATGCAGGGAACAAACCTTACCCACCAAATTTAATCCCCATCCAGACCTGAGCGACGTAGGGAAAAAAGGgtcgggggaggagggggaagaggtcCTCTTGTGTTCAGGCATCAGCCCCCGGCACAGTATGGCATATCAGTTCCCCGAGCATCACAGACTGGACTCAGAAGTGTTCTTCTCCCCATGTCACTCCAGCAGCCCCAGCAAACCCTCGGATGTCTCAGATTcagaggaggaaggaggaggcgACGAGGAAGAGATCACCGTCTCTTAG